One genomic region from Tachysurus fulvidraco isolate hzauxx_2018 chromosome 14, HZAU_PFXX_2.0, whole genome shotgun sequence encodes:
- the LOC113655978 gene encoding protein-lysine 6-oxidase isoform X2, with amino-acid sequence MMADNPYDPYKSIRNDLYNPYYNYYDSYYQPRYRHRVRHGYGTRFFQNGLPDLIPDAYYVQTSTYIQRVPMYNLRCAAEEHCLTSSAANARDYDTRILLRFPQRVKNQGTADFLPNKPRYAWEWHSCHQHYHSMDEFCHYDLLDASTQSKVAEGHKASFCLEDTSCDPGYHRRYACTSHTQGLSPGCYDTYNADIDCQWIDITDVKPGKYILKITVNPSFQVPESDFTNNIMRCDIQYTGNNVHTSGCSISQY; translated from the exons ATGATGGCAGATAACCCGTACGACCCTTATAAGTCCATTCGCAACGACCTCTATAACCCGTATTACAACTATTACGACTCTTACTACCAGCCGCGCTACAGGCACAGAGTTAGGCATGGCTATGGGACGAGATTTTTCCAGAATG GTCTTCCAGATCTGATTCCTGACGCGTATTATGTGCAAACCTCCACTTATATACAGAGGGTGCCAATGTACAACCTTAGATGCGCGGCTGAGGAACACTGCTTGACAAG CTCAGCTGCGAACGCGCGGGACTACGACACTCGCATCCTACTCAGGTTTCCCCAGCGCGTGAAGAACCAGGGTACTGCTGACTTTCTCCCCAACAAACCACGATACGCGTGGGAATGGCACAGCTGCCACCA ACACTACCACAGCATGGATGAGTTTTGCCATTATGATCTCCTGGATGCCTCTACCCAGAGTAAAGTAGCTGAAGGCCATAAAGCCAGTTTCTGTCTGGAGGATACCTCCTGTGACCCTGGCTACCATAGACGTTATGCTTGCACTTCACATACTCAG GGCTTGAGCCCAGGATGTTATGACACGTACAACGCAGACATTGACTGTCAGTGGATTGACATTACTGATGTCAAACCTGGAAAATACATTCTCAAG ATAACTGTGAATCCAAGCTTCCAGGTTCCAGAGTCAGACTTTACTAATAACATAATGCGCTGTGACATTCAGTATACAGGCAATAATGTACATACATCTGGGTGCAGTATATCTCA ATACTGA
- the LOC113655978 gene encoding protein-lysine 6-oxidase isoform X1, translating into MIKMRKLLFRAFVLLSFGCVFQAVHGEPRPGSREIARAHPGSASRLAIRWTGNGRVFNLLSHGSEYIPSRRRGNVDLNRPALVIRESNETVAGGLGVRTEPTHTDNGDVMMADNPYDPYKSIRNDLYNPYYNYYDSYYQPRYRHRVRHGYGTRFFQNGLPDLIPDAYYVQTSTYIQRVPMYNLRCAAEEHCLTSSAANARDYDTRILLRFPQRVKNQGTADFLPNKPRYAWEWHSCHQHYHSMDEFCHYDLLDASTQSKVAEGHKASFCLEDTSCDPGYHRRYACTSHTQGLSPGCYDTYNADIDCQWIDITDVKPGKYILKITVNPSFQVPESDFTNNIMRCDIQYTGNNVHTSGCSISQY; encoded by the exons ATGATTAAAATGAGAAAGTTACTTTTTAGAGCGTTTGTGCTTCTGTCATTTGGCTGTGTTTTTCAGGCTGTTCACGGTGAACCGCGCCCTGGGTCCAGGGAAATAGCACGCGCGCACCCGGGAAGTGCCTCGCGCCTGGCGATACGATGGACCGGTAACGGGCGCGTGTTTAACCTACTGAGTCACGGCTCTGAATATATACCGTCGCGCCGAAGAGGGAATGTGGACCTGAACAGACCGGCGCTGGTGATCCGGGAATCGAACGAGACCGTGGCGGGTGGCCTGGGAGTGCGCACAGAACCCACGCACACAGATAACGGAGACGTGATGATGGCAGATAACCCGTACGACCCTTATAAGTCCATTCGCAACGACCTCTATAACCCGTATTACAACTATTACGACTCTTACTACCAGCCGCGCTACAGGCACAGAGTTAGGCATGGCTATGGGACGAGATTTTTCCAGAATG GTCTTCCAGATCTGATTCCTGACGCGTATTATGTGCAAACCTCCACTTATATACAGAGGGTGCCAATGTACAACCTTAGATGCGCGGCTGAGGAACACTGCTTGACAAG CTCAGCTGCGAACGCGCGGGACTACGACACTCGCATCCTACTCAGGTTTCCCCAGCGCGTGAAGAACCAGGGTACTGCTGACTTTCTCCCCAACAAACCACGATACGCGTGGGAATGGCACAGCTGCCACCA ACACTACCACAGCATGGATGAGTTTTGCCATTATGATCTCCTGGATGCCTCTACCCAGAGTAAAGTAGCTGAAGGCCATAAAGCCAGTTTCTGTCTGGAGGATACCTCCTGTGACCCTGGCTACCATAGACGTTATGCTTGCACTTCACATACTCAG GGCTTGAGCCCAGGATGTTATGACACGTACAACGCAGACATTGACTGTCAGTGGATTGACATTACTGATGTCAAACCTGGAAAATACATTCTCAAG ATAACTGTGAATCCAAGCTTCCAGGTTCCAGAGTCAGACTTTACTAATAACATAATGCGCTGTGACATTCAGTATACAGGCAATAATGTACATACATCTGGGTGCAGTATATCTCA ATACTGA